A genomic stretch from candidate division TA06 bacterium includes:
- a CDS encoding YggS family pyridoxal phosphate-dependent enzyme, producing MAEIKENLEIIKRKIADAASRAGRQPGETTLVAVTKTVPSGLINQAIDCGVNAIGENRVQEAAQKFPEISVPVQWHLIGHLQSNKAKKAVEMFSLIHSIDSVSLAREVGRRALEADKVQEILLEVNTSGEPQKFGFGPEEVLNAIEVIKDIKAVKVLGLMTVGPLTEDGLRIRKAFRKLRAIFEQAAKLGFRNVEMKYLSMGMSGDFETAIEEGSNMVRIGSAIFGARG from the coding sequence ATGGCTGAAATTAAAGAAAATCTGGAAATCATTAAAAGGAAGATAGCCGATGCCGCCTCAAGGGCCGGACGCCAGCCCGGGGAAACCACTCTGGTGGCGGTTACCAAGACCGTGCCCTCAGGCCTGATAAACCAGGCCATAGATTGTGGGGTAAACGCCATCGGCGAGAACCGGGTGCAGGAGGCGGCCCAGAAATTCCCTGAGATCTCAGTCCCGGTCCAATGGCATCTGATCGGCCATCTCCAGAGCAACAAGGCCAAAAAAGCGGTGGAGATGTTCTCTCTGATCCACTCCATAGACTCTGTCAGCCTAGCCCGGGAGGTCGGCCGGAGGGCGCTGGAAGCAGATAAGGTTCAGGAGATTCTGCTGGAGGTCAACACTTCAGGCGAGCCACAGAAATTCGGATTCGGGCCGGAAGAAGTTCTAAATGCTATAGAGGTTATAAAGGATATAAAGGCGGTCAAAGTCCTGGGCCTGATGACGGTGGGGCCGCTGACTGAAGACGGTCTGAGAATAAGAAAGGCTTTCCGGAAGTTGAGAGCGATCTTCGAGCAGGCTGCCAAGCTGGGCTTCCGGAATGTTGAGATGAAATATCTTTCCATGGGTATGTCGGGAGATTTCGAGACGGCCATAGAGGAAGGCTCTAATATGGTCAGGATCGGCAGTGCCATCTTCGGGGCCCGGGGGTGA